One stretch of Roseibium sp. HPY-6 DNA includes these proteins:
- a CDS encoding Na+/H+ antiporter subunit C, producing METGVSILIGLFFMVAVYLMLSKHLVRILLGIAILGNSVNMLIFTNGRLTREIPPLIPPHLYTPETLTANPLPQALVLTAIVISFSFFAFLLVLAFRAYQELDTDEVNKMRVAEPENDQTPPQGY from the coding sequence ATGGAAACCGGCGTTTCGATCCTGATCGGCCTGTTTTTTATGGTGGCCGTCTACCTGATGCTTTCAAAGCATCTCGTGCGCATATTGCTGGGGATTGCGATCCTCGGAAACTCGGTGAACATGCTCATTTTCACAAATGGGCGGCTCACACGCGAGATTCCGCCGCTCATCCCGCCCCACCTTTACACACCCGAGACGTTGACGGCCAACCCGCTGCCTCAGGCGCTGGTTCTGACAGCCATCGTGATCTCCTTCTCGTTCTTTGCCTTCCTGCTCGTTCTGGCCTTTCGGGCTTATCAGGAACTCGATACCGACGAGGTCAACAAGATGCGCGTCGCCGAGCCTGAAAACGATCAAACTCCGCCGCAAGGGTATTAA
- a CDS encoding Na+/H+ antiporter subunit B gives MRTVIFRTIAPYLAALMVLFSIFVLLRGHNEPGGGFIGGLIAASALAIYGIACGVASVRRAIVFHPMGISGFGLFIGALAGVLSLFKGQAFMTSQWLIFDFSGVEVALSTPLVFDIGVYLVVVGAIGSIALALEEREAD, from the coding sequence ATGCGTACGGTTATTTTCCGAACGATTGCGCCATATCTGGCCGCTCTCATGGTTCTGTTTTCGATTTTCGTGCTGCTGCGCGGACACAATGAACCAGGCGGCGGATTCATCGGTGGCCTGATTGCAGCTTCAGCACTGGCGATTTACGGGATCGCCTGCGGTGTCGCGTCGGTGCGGCGGGCCATTGTGTTCCATCCGATGGGAATATCCGGATTTGGCCTGTTCATCGGGGCGTTGGCCGGGGTGCTTTCCTTATTCAAGGGGCAGGCCTTCATGACCAGCCAGTGGCTCATCTTCGATTTCTCCGGTGTCGAGGTCGCATTGTCGACGCCCTTGGTGTTCGACATCGGCGTTTATCTCGTTGTGGTCGGTGCTATCGGATCCATCGCCCTTGCGCTTGAAGAAAGGGAGGCGGATTGA
- a CDS encoding putative monovalent cation/H+ antiporter subunit A: protein MTPAVIDDTTLYAVLAPFAAAVVAPFLTRWFKHNAAWPLALVPALIFAHFAGFIGPVSEGQTFVAAKAWAPSYGVNFSVYVDGLSTLFGLLISGIGTFIILYAGGYLKGHPQQGRFFSFLFLFMGAMLGLVLGNNLISLFIFWELTSITSFLLIGFDHLRAASRRAAIQALVVTGGGGLVLLAGFILIIATTGEIEMSVLLSSPDIIKDSGLYLPIFLLVLGGAFTKSAQFPFHFWLPNAMEAPTPVSAYLHSATMVKAGVYLLMRMHPLLGGTELWTTVLPLFGGVTLLVGTILAVRQTDLKLMLAYTTVASLGLLVMLTGTSHEKALEGAVLYLLAHSLFKGALFMVAGTIDHEAGTRDITKLGGLRGAMPLTFAAACLAGLSMAGLPPFIGFIAKEILYYGTSNIQDLGQLGVMITIVAVIGNALMLVIAAAVAIKPFFGPQVETSKHAHEGPVLLIAGPVMLSVIGIIMGLTAHTTGVLFVGPTLSSLLGEFTQLDLHLIPTKFNAPVILSFITVGLGIALFTQIDRLREMIAGVLRAIGWGPDKGFDQFISGIVSFAAWLTRLVQTGKMQTYMLLTFVFTAIAVLLPGFLTSSFPAMPKLPDYRFYEWGILLIAVLGLIAVLIARTRLTAIVSLGIQGFAVALIFMMFGAPDLSFTQFMVETLSVVILALVMTRLNLSPRDHRSLPARLVTGVVAVAVGLGLTLTLLAITQQPFDRTLSDFFTEFSRSIAHGRNIVNVILVDFRGFDTLGEIAVVVLAGLCVLALIRIRTRPDQDEEPEPQNAQTAAKQTAEAR from the coding sequence ATGACGCCCGCAGTGATCGACGACACTACTTTATACGCCGTACTGGCACCCTTTGCCGCAGCAGTGGTCGCGCCGTTTCTGACGCGTTGGTTCAAGCACAACGCCGCATGGCCGCTTGCCCTTGTTCCGGCCCTGATTTTCGCGCATTTCGCAGGGTTCATCGGTCCCGTCTCCGAAGGCCAGACATTCGTCGCGGCAAAGGCGTGGGCTCCGAGCTACGGCGTGAATTTTTCGGTCTATGTCGACGGCCTGTCAACGCTCTTCGGGCTTTTAATTTCCGGGATCGGCACATTCATCATTCTGTATGCGGGTGGCTATCTCAAGGGACATCCGCAACAGGGGCGGTTCTTTTCGTTCCTCTTCCTCTTTATGGGCGCGATGCTGGGGCTTGTGCTCGGCAACAACCTGATTTCGCTGTTTATTTTCTGGGAGTTGACGTCGATCACGTCCTTCCTGCTGATCGGGTTCGACCATCTGCGCGCCGCATCGAGACGCGCTGCCATTCAGGCGCTTGTCGTGACCGGCGGTGGTGGGCTGGTGCTGCTGGCCGGGTTTATCCTGATCATCGCCACGACAGGCGAAATCGAGATGTCTGTTCTTCTGTCGTCGCCGGACATCATCAAGGACAGCGGCCTCTATCTGCCGATTTTCCTGCTGGTACTTGGCGGCGCGTTTACGAAATCGGCGCAGTTTCCGTTTCACTTCTGGCTTCCGAACGCCATGGAAGCTCCGACGCCCGTTTCGGCCTATCTGCACTCAGCAACCATGGTCAAAGCGGGTGTATATCTTTTGATGCGCATGCATCCGCTTCTTGGAGGTACCGAACTCTGGACGACGGTACTGCCGTTGTTTGGCGGCGTGACGCTCCTGGTCGGGACAATTCTGGCTGTCCGCCAGACAGACTTGAAGCTGATGCTTGCCTACACAACCGTGGCCTCGCTCGGTCTGCTTGTCATGCTGACCGGCACAAGCCACGAAAAGGCACTCGAAGGTGCGGTTCTTTATCTGCTGGCCCATTCACTCTTCAAGGGTGCGCTCTTCATGGTCGCCGGAACGATCGACCACGAAGCCGGAACCCGGGATATCACCAAACTCGGTGGGCTCAGAGGAGCAATGCCGCTTACCTTCGCCGCTGCATGCCTGGCCGGATTGTCCATGGCCGGACTGCCGCCCTTTATCGGCTTCATAGCCAAGGAAATTCTCTACTACGGCACGTCGAATATCCAGGACCTGGGCCAGCTTGGCGTGATGATCACGATTGTCGCGGTCATCGGCAACGCGCTGATGCTGGTCATCGCTGCAGCAGTTGCGATAAAGCCGTTCTTTGGTCCTCAGGTCGAAACGTCCAAACATGCGCATGAAGGGCCGGTTCTCCTGATTGCAGGGCCGGTGATGCTCTCAGTGATCGGCATTATTATGGGACTTACCGCCCATACGACGGGCGTGCTTTTCGTGGGCCCGACGCTGTCGTCGCTCCTGGGTGAATTCACGCAGCTCGATCTTCATCTGATCCCGACAAAGTTCAATGCCCCGGTGATCCTGTCTTTCATCACCGTCGGTCTTGGCATCGCGCTCTTTACGCAGATCGACAGGTTGCGCGAAATGATCGCCGGCGTGCTCAGGGCGATCGGATGGGGCCCGGACAAGGGGTTCGACCAGTTTATCAGTGGCATCGTGTCATTCGCCGCGTGGCTGACACGCCTCGTTCAGACCGGGAAGATGCAGACCTACATGCTGCTGACATTCGTGTTCACAGCTATCGCCGTCCTGCTGCCGGGCTTCCTGACCAGCAGTTTTCCGGCGATGCCGAAGCTGCCGGACTACCGGTTCTATGAGTGGGGCATCTTGCTGATCGCGGTGCTTGGTCTGATCGCCGTTCTGATCGCCCGGACACGCCTGACGGCGATTGTTTCGCTGGGTATTCAGGGCTTTGCGGTTGCGCTGATCTTCATGATGTTCGGCGCACCCGATCTCTCCTTCACGCAATTCATGGTCGAGACGCTGTCCGTTGTCATTCTTGCCTTGGTTATGACGCGCCTGAACCTTTCTCCGCGAGATCATCGCTCGCTGCCGGCGAGACTTGTCACCGGGGTTGTTGCTGTGGCCGTGGGTCTTGGATTGACGCTCACGCTACTGGCGATCACTCAGCAGCCATTTGACCGGACGCTTTCGGACTTCTTCACGGAGTTCAGCCGGTCCATCGCGCATGGACGCAATATCGTGAACGTCATTCTCGTCGACTTCCGCGGCTTTGATACGCTCGGCGAGATCGCGGTCGTCGTACTTGCCGGGTTGTGTGTGCTGGCGCTGATCAGGATCCGGACCAGACCCGATCAGGACGAGGAGCCTGAACCGCAGAACGCGCAGACGGCCGCGAAACAAACGGCGGAGGCTCGCTGA